In the Triticum aestivum cultivar Chinese Spring chromosome 2B, IWGSC CS RefSeq v2.1, whole genome shotgun sequence genome, ATGGTGTCCTTAGCAgcgcccccaaggaggaaagcgGTGCCAAAATACGGCGTCGCCGCTGCCGTCCAGCCAAGGCAGCCAAAGTTTCCCTCGAACACCGATCTGCTCCACCAGAAGTCCAGAACACACCGGAGGTGGATCCGGCAAGATCCAAAACCGAACGGGACTGGGAAGGGATGCATGGAAGGGAGGGGGGCAATACCTCCAGATCTGGCACGGGAAGATCCGCGCCGCGCTCGACCACCACCTGCGGCTCGCCGTCCTCACGGCCGAACCCTCAGGCACGCCGCACGCCATGCCAGAAGGGGCCGCCGCCCCTGGATCCGAGTGCCTCCGCGAGAAGGAGCGCCGAaaaccccgccgccaccttccccggcGCCCGCGCGGGCTTTCCGGTGGTCGTCTCCGGTGGCGATGTAAATGATGATTATATATTTATAATTATCTGATTAATTAGTGTAACTTGTTCCTTTTGTTGGGGATGTAAATGATGATTATGACAGGTGCAAATGATGCACATGCCAACAAGACCGGGTTTCAAGCACGCAGACGTGAATTAACAACTAACTACTTTGCGATCTCACCAACGAGAAGAGGAACTAACCAGGTGGTGCGATCTAGGTTCCCGAGACATATTGAACTTCAGAGAAAATCACTCCCAGGAGGGACGGAAAGTCATGAGAAACAAATATGTCCAACCCGTCAGCTGTAGATCTCTGCACTCCCTGCAAAAGTAAAGAGGCCGGATCTCCTCAATCCTGATCTGAAGCTGTGAAAACCAATGAGAAAATACGGATTAAAATGTAGTATGTGCAACTGTGGTACCTCTGGAGCTGTCTCCAAGAAGCAGGGAAGAACACTTGCAGCGAGCGATAAGAAATGATGTCCCCAAGAAATCCAGTCCCGGGCGGCGATATATCACTCGATCATCTTGGTTAAGACAAAAGGAAACTACACTGTTTCATGTCATGGAGCTCCTCAGAATGCAGTGAGAGATGGAGCAGCCATATGTTTCGGCAGGACGGGTGTAGCGGTGATGGCGCTGGCTTCTGGCATCATGTTGCTTTTGTTTTTTCCAAAGCATTGCTTCGTTCCTTGAACCGGTAGACAATGCCATGCTGCTGATCCTCTTTGTGATATCTCTTTTCTTTTTGttctgttcttctttttcttccttctctttctctctttaGACAGCAGAATCTGCATTTTTTCCGTTTCATTCAAGCATCAGGGGCATGTGTTTAACTTTAATcgccatggattatatgcacttcaGTAAGAAAACGCGGTGTACCTCCTTTTTCTGCAGATCATTCTCAAACATAGATACTGCCTCTTCCTAAGTACAGCCCTTTGTGTGAACTTCAGTGCAAATTGTTACATGTTGTAAGAAACCACTAGCAAATCATACATTGGTAAACCAGTTTACCGACCAGGAGAACAGATCATAGTCTTGTTGTATTTGTTTCTGGTACAGCCGTGCATGTACATATGATTGTACAATCTCTTTTTGCCAGTAAAGCTACTGACAATTGCAACATATATCAGACAGAACAACTAGATACAACCGAAACAAAATTACAACACACAAGATGGCCTTGTGAATTACAGCTCCATTGAATTAATTCGAACAACTATGCGCCGAAGACGACTCCAGTGCCATAGCAGAGATAACTGGTCACCGGTGTATGTAGGCAAAATTTATACTGTTATGTATTTCAGCATAGATGAGCGCACATCCTCCATGAAAGCCACGGCCTCCTCCTGAAAAGTAAACACAAACACACAGGTTTAGAATAAATAGTAGCAAAAGAAGCACACGATCAAAGATCCAAAGCATTGCTAATTTATCCGGTTCTCATTCCTTATAGAGGCCAGGGGCAGCACATCACCTGGTTACTGGTCTTGGCGCTCGCTATGTTCTCGTCGAGAAGCGTTAATATGGACATGTTGAGCTCGTTCCGTTCAACCATGTCGAGCAGCTGCGCAAGAGCAATTCACAATTACAAAAACTCAGCAGGTTCATACCAGACTAGTGACGGCATTTTTGAGCTCTTGTTGTTTCAGATCTTACAGTTTTCTTCCTATCTTTGGATTGCAGGATGTTGGTGAGCCGCTCCTTGGCCGTGACCAGGTCGTTTTGCAGCTTGTCGTAGGCCTCTGCATCATCAGCAAGGGCAACAGTTACAGATACAGAGAAGTTATCTACCTAGCTTGGATCATTGAGATGGTTTAGTGAGACTTTTTACGGTACATCAGATTAATTTGGAccgtttatttttttagttcaatgGCCCAGATGAGCAGATACTACACTAGATTTTCGGTAGTATATTAAGTAATTAAGGGCGTTTTGGGTAGTTCAAATGTATCCATCCCGCAGACACCTTCCCCTGAAATCTCACGCGGTAATTCTCCATCCCACACTCGTTCATAATTACCAATATGTCCTTAAGTTAAAATCTGACGGTCTCATGCTGACCATTAGATTAACTTAATACTACCCGTTATGTTGAGTAGTATGATGTACCGTAAAATTTCCCATGGTTTAATAGAGCTAAGATTTTGTTCACTGACCGACTCCCTCCCCGATGACCTTCTGCATCGCCTCCAGCTCGATCAGTCTGTCTTCATTTGCCTGCGAGCGCGCACACAGAGGAAACCAAAATCAGGCTGGAATTTATCAGTTGGAACAAATTTTACCGCACACTCAAGAGCAGAGGAAGCAGGGAGCACAAGTTCAAGTTGGCAGTACAGACCGCTGTTCTGGTGACTGCGAACTTGATCTGCGCGATCTCGCGCTGGATGTGGTCGAAGAAGCCCTTGTTGAGCCTGGGCCGGAGCCTGCCGATCTCGATCTCGATCTCCCGCGCGTCCGTGTCCAGGAAGAACTCCACCAGCCCGGCGTCCGTCTCAGGTATCACCCGCGCCTGCACCCACGCCGTGTCAGGAGGTCTTAGCTCAGCCCGGCCACAGGACGTGCTCGACGGACGGAATGGCAATGGATGAATGAATTGCAGTACCTCGCGCTCCTTGCGGCGGCGCTCCTGCTCCTCCTTGACCTGGAGGTCGAAGGCGGCGCGCGCGTCGGCGTCGCTGTCGAGGCGGCGCCGGAACTCGAGGCGCGCGATGTGGCCCGGCTGCGGCGGCGCCAGGATGCCCTCCGGGTCCTGCGAGCGTCCCAAACCGAGCGCGTCAGTCAGTCACCACCGGGCAGCCAGTTGGGCCGAGAGATGGAGAGACGTGGTACTGGTACGTACCCATCCGATGCAGGAGATCTTGTTGGCGACGGCGCGGCGGGCGGTGGGCGCGCGGCGGGAGGCGGGGCGGGGCGCGAGCAGCGGGAAGCGCTGGAGGATGGCGccgagggaggcggaggtggacgccatggccggagccggagccggagcggcCGCGCGCGCGAGGATGGAACGGACGGACGTTATCCCTTCGCGCTAACGCTGATTGGTACGAGTGTACCGTACGATGGATGGAGCAAGGATGCTAACGATAAGATTATAGTACTAGTACCACAACAATATGGCTTTCGGATGGCCCAACGGGCCGGCCCGTCTACTTTCCCGTTTTTGGGtttaaaacaaataaataaattccAAACAATTTCCCTATTTGGTGAACATCCATAGAAGAACTGTCATAGAAGAACGGCACCGACATCGTTCATCAATCCACATTGAAAATGGCAAGATTTCAAACTCTCAACATTGTTCAGAACAAAATTTAATCTTTTGCGAAATTTCCAAAGCTTGAAATTTcgaagtactccctccggtcctttttactccgcatattagatttgtggcaAGTCAATCaccacaaagtttgaccaaattcatATTAAGAAAATATCAACACCCACAATATCAAATGTATGTACTATGAAACTGCATTTCATAACGAATCTAAAAATATTGAGttggcattgtgaatgttgatactttctTCTATAAGTTTGATCGAAGTAGAGATAATTTGACTTCGgataaaacttatatgcagactaaaaaggaccggagggagtacggaCTTCTAAGGTTTAAGACTTTCCAACATTTGAACTTTTGAGATTTTTTAAACTTCTACAAATTTAGaacttttagttttctttttgcCCTTTTGAACACACAGCCCACCCCACCACCATAAGCACAAAACTTAGGCAAGAGATATAGTGCATTATTAAGCTTTCCCAAAAATAATTGAGAGCTTGAACTCTTTTTTGAGGAACCAAGAGCTTTTTTTTTAAACCACCACATATATTAATTAACCAAGATAGTTATTACAATCACTCGTTACAAAATTCACCACACAGGGTGGAACATCATTAACAAGAATACCATCTGATCTATTGTCAAGACTATACTTAGCAATGAGATGAGCCACCACATTGGCTGATCGATTAATCTTTGAAAATTTGAACCCATTTAGCATCTTGGAGATATTCATTGCTTCCTTCTTCAAATCAAAAAGTGCCGACCTGTCAAAATTATCCTTTGCAAGAGACACAGCAACAAACACAcagtcagtctctaaaattacaggattgtGTAGAGTAATACCTATATAAAGGCCATCAATACATGCCCGGAGTTCCGCTTCCTCCGCGCTTTTACAAAGCCCAATGAAATCCCAAGAGGAAACTATGGCATTCCCATAGGAATCCCTGGCTACCACACCCACACTTGCAGCGCTAATGTCCTCCACAAAACTTGCGTCGACATTTATCTTGATGTATTCCGACTGAGGGGGTTGCCAAGCCACCTGAGTTCCCAAGGTATTAGGGGCAGTTCTTAGTCCAGGAACGGGGCTTTTACCTTTATTCTTCGAATCCACCATTGGATAGGAGTGGCAAGCAACAAAAGACGTCCAGTAATTCACCACAAAATTAGCAGAGCTTGAGACAGATTCCTTCCCCTTACCAAAAATCAAATCATTTCTCAAATGCCAGGCTCTCCAGAAAATGAAGATAATTCGGTCACGCATCATAGGAATCAAATGATTTAGAAGAATAAGAAACCAATCCCTCCTAGTGTACCTGAACACCTCCTCCGCCGGTAAATCCCAAGTGTCCCTCAAAGCCATTCGCAAAGCATAAGCCTTCGGGCACTGGATAAGCGCATGAAACGTACTTTCATCCTCCACTCCGCAAATTGAGCAAGTACTAATAGTGGCTTGGTGATGCATCACTCTGTTAACCTGGACAGCCAAGCTATTGGTAGCAGCCCGTCATGCAAAAATATGAATCTTCTGAGGAATATTAGCCTTCCAGATCAAGTCCCAAATTTTCCTCACCTCCGCCATAGTCCCACTATATTGCCCATCATCTTCTACTTTTTCCGTTAAATTGAGCGCAAGCTTGTATGCACTTTTAACCGAGAACAACCCATTCTTCTCAAAATGCCAAGCAACAAAATCACCATCCCCTACCGACTGAATGCACAAACTAAGTATCTCCTCCGCATCATGCGGTAAAACAAATGCCTAACCAAATCCTCATCCCAACTCCTAGTACCACTGACGATCAAATCCGACACCCATTTAATTCTGGTTCTATTCTTCCTAGCAGTAACTTTAAGGCCAAAGTTTCTAGGTAGCCAGTTATCTCTCCAAATATTAATATTAGACCCATCACACACTCTCCAAATTACTCCCGATTTTAGCAGATCCAATCCATGTAAAATACCTTGCCAAGAGAGTGATGACGCCTGTGGAAAAGCGGTATCAAGGATATGGCCTTGCGGATAATATTTTGCCTTGATCACCTTGGCGCACAAGGATTCAGGGTTAACCACCAATCTCCACGCCTGCTTAGCAAGAAGAGCTTGATTAAATAATCTGAGATCGCGAAATCCCATGCCTCCCTCACCCTTAGGCCTAGTCAATTTATCCCAAGCTAGCCAATGAGTTCTCCTCCTATCCTCCTCATCACCCCACCAAAAATTCCTTATAATTTGTGAAAGTTCCTCACAAAGCGATGCCGGGAATTTAAAGATGCCCATAGCATACACCAGAAGGGCCTGCAAGACAGATTTAATCAAAGTTTCCTTCGCCCCACAGGACGCATATTTTTCAATCCAGTCCGACAGAATTTTGAGAGTTTTTTCTTTGGTAGATTGAAATTTACCAGCCTTCATTCTACCTTGAGGCACCGGCGGACCAAGATATTTGTCCTCAAAACCCTCAGCAGTGATGCATACGATACCATAACGGTCACCTGGCTTTCCATACTGCAATTCTTCCCAAACATAATAGAGCACTTATCTGGACTCAATAATTGACCAGTTCCCTTCTCATAAGTGGAAATAATACTTTTAATTGCCAACGCTTtacgacgctgccccgccgcccacGTTCCTCACCCTACGCTTCACGGTGAAGGTGCCGGAGGAGGGCAGGCAGGGCATAGAGATGGATGGGTAGTTGAGGTCCTCGGGGCGGTTGGCGCCCTTGCTGCACTGGAACGGGTTGGACTCGGTGCCGTGGAAGACGCAGGTGAGCACGGTCCAAAGTTCCTCGAGTGGTAGCAGGAGGGAGACCGGGAGGAGGCCCTGGGTGTTGGTGGGCCTCATGGAGCAAATGATTGAGGTAGTCGTGCGTCGTGGTGTCGTACACCGGGCCCGGATCCAGGGCCCTGGCCGGGTTCACGTGGCCCAAGCCGTAGCTGAACGGCGTGGCGGCCCTGCCCGTCTCGTCCCGGATAGCATTGTAGTCGTTGCCTCCCCTGCTGGCTGTGCAAGTACAGTTATCGTTAAGCACATTGTTCTACAAAAAAGTTAATCTTTCTGTCCCATagtataagagtgtttttgacactaaacattttatattatgagacgggaGGAGTATTAGTTAAGCACATGGGTTGGGATTTGATCACGATGATGGTGGAATTGCGTACCGGTGGTCATGATGGCGGAATAGACCATGTTTGGGTTCCAGTCCGGGTACTTGTTCCTAAGCAGGCCGGCGATGCCCGCCACGTGCGGACACGACATGGAGGTGCCGGACTCTACCATGTAGGCGACACGGCGACCGTCAGAGGCCAGGCCCGACGGTGAGACCTCCTGGCTGTACGCGGCGACCACGCTCACGCCTGGCGCGTTGATGTCGGGCTTGAGGATATGAGGAGTGATGGTGTTTGGCCCACGGGATGAGAAGGCTGCCATCACCGGCGACGGCTTCACACCCAGCTCCGCGTCCCTCGCTAGGATCTACCCACCGGTGATCTGCCCAAATTAGGAGTGATCGGTGACGGATTTTTCTTTGCGGACACGCAAAAGGCTTGCGTGCCGATGTATTAGAGGAAGGAGAAATAGTACAGAGTGTCCAGCCGCAGGCCGCGTTCACATGGAATGATGCAACTGTGCCTGGCAGGCAAGAAAATGTCGCACTAAGAAAGACAACGCCCTACATAGGAGAGGAAACTATCTCCAAATATGAGCCAACCCTTTTGCTCCAGAGATCTTCCACAGCCTGGCTTCCTCTTCGATACGCTGACAAAGCTCCCGAGCCACGACCGCTGAGCGTTGGAAGACGCAATTGTTGCGCTCCTTCCACAACATCCACACGGTGAGGATGGCCACAGAGTCGAAACTCTTACGCTGCGCAGGAGGAATTAGATCACGACTACCCAGCCACCATTCGACGAGCGAGTCGTTAGGTGCCGGAACGAGATGGCCTAGCCCGCAATGAGCAAGTATCACATTATCTGACATGTTGAGAAGGGTTTTGTGGGAGTACTCAAGATTCACACATATTTGAATATGTTAGACCCGATGATgaagcctctaccacgagcaaCACATGAGCCACATCGGTTAGCCACTGGTGTTAAAGAAGCTATGTAACTAAATTATCGACTCTTGTGCAAGTAGGagtctgttggaaatataccctagagacaataatattaTACTATTTATTTCCACGTTTGTAACTAAGAGTTtatattccatgctataactgctatgatcctgcaTTATACAATTCAgtgaaaaactcatatgcatgtgtgcaaTGATAAATGATAAAATCTGATTCCTAGTCTTGCCTTTAGGATTAGCTCAAGTGTTGTATGTGATCATGTTTTCCGAATCTTGAGAAatcgttaagtgtaatgatagtctcAAAACAACATCGAGAGTATGATGTTGGAAGAACAGATACTAACGTCACAAGTCAATTGATATAACACGGAGAGTTAGCGTAtgctttagttccttagaccatgagagtaccatagtcacttcttaccataGGATGGACTTTgaggttgctcaaacgtcatctgtaacacgatgatcataacgacaacttttaGATCCCTTCTAATGTAGGGAGTACGAAAAGTACAAATTCATCTTTGTTTCTTTACTGTCGGCTGTAGTTTGGATCCATTCACCTTCAGGAATGAATGGATTGCCGATATTAGAATGAATGGATTGTTGAGTAGTtaaggggaagagatgagaagcaAGTTGCTGGCAAGTGGATTGTCGGTGCGTATATAGCAGTAGAAAGAAGATAaatcgatggcaagaatacaatgtCTAGGCGCATAGCGGCTATTTTTGTTTCCTGGAGAACTGTGCAGGTTCAAACCTTTTTCTTTGTCCCGAACACCCCATAGGTTCCCATACCTCTGCTTTTGGAGTCTATAGGTCTCACTTTGCACCCCATCTCATCCCTATGCATTTTTTGAAAGATCCTGCTTGAGTTGGCATTTCATTTCATTAGCAGAGAGAGAGGTCGGCAAACACGTGTTGATCAAGTGATTGATGGAGTGAAAGAATTTGAAAATTACAGCCAGCCTAGGTCAACCCTATGCTAGCTAACTGACTTATGAGTGATTCTCACGACACCCTCAAAGGGTGTTCGATGCAGCTAGCGTCTGCGATCTCCCACTGTTCCATGTCACGACGACATGCTTCTATGATGCTGCTCACGTGCGCTTGGCATTTTTCCTCTGAAAGTGCATGCGTTTCGTTCCAGCCAACTCTGCCAAGCGATCAGAGCGATCATTAATTTGATTCCTTCCCTAACGCCTGGTGCCGCCTCTTCGATGATCATCTGAACGCTTCAGCCACCATCAGATGATGGCGTATGGCCTATGGAAAACGGGCAAGAAGAGGGCCATAGGCTACGGGGCTTTGCACTTCAGCCTCATTGTGTGAATATCATATCAAGGTGACATGATTCGAACCTATGGCCCTCTTATACCCAAAACAGATGCGCTGACCAGACTGCGTTACACCTCGTCTCCTCCTTATAACATATGGATATACTCGATTCATCAAGAAAAGAACCACTGTTTTTAGGAAATTTTTACAATTCTCTTTCACTTGCATTTTCTTTCGTGAAGGCTCACTCTCGTTCTTCTGACTTTTTTCCTTTCCAATTGTATCTAGGCGGTTAGGTTCTTTGTTGCCTCATGTGCTTAGCTTATAGAATTACACGGGTTATCACGATAGACATTCCAAACAAAATGGTTGGACGATCAATACCATCAAACTATGCCATTCCAAGCATTAGTCTCTTATTACGAAAAGAAAATATGGTTGTCTGTGACATGTTC is a window encoding:
- the LOC123043248 gene encoding uncharacterized protein; this translates as MASTSASLGAILQRFPLLAPRPASRRAPTARRAVANKISCIGWDPEGILAPPQPGHIARLEFRRRLDSDADARAAFDLQVKEEQERRRKEREARVIPETDAGLVEFFLDTDAREIEIEIGRLRPRLNKGFFDHIQREIAQIKFAVTRTAANEDRLIELEAMQKVIGEGVEAYDKLQNDLVTAKERLTNILQSKDRKKTLLDMVERNELNMSILTLLDENIASAKTSNQEEAVAFMEDVRSSMLKYITV